In the genome of Flavobacterium panacagri, one region contains:
- the mutL gene encoding DNA mismatch repair endonuclease MutL produces the protein MSSIIQLLPDHVANQIAAGEVVQRPASVVKELLENAVDAKATDIKLIIKDAGKSLVQVIDNGVGMTVTDARLCFARHATSKIRQAEDLFSLGTKGFRGEALASIAAIAHMEMKTKQEQDELGTHIVIEGSKFVSQEVAVLPKGTSFAVKNLFYNIPARRNFLKSDTVEFRHVMDEFQRVALAHPNIHFSFYHNGSEMYNLPAAGYRQRIVGIMSGKTNEKLVPVNEDTDIINIQGFVCKPEFAKKNRGEQFFFVNDRFIKSGYLHHAVMAAYEGLLKDGSQPSYFLYLQVPPNTIDINIHPTKTEIKFDDESALYAILRASIKHSLGQFNVAPVLDFDRDSNLDTPYHYKDVEVGIPTIQVDGTFNPFTDDKTNQHYTKAGSGSSSGSYSSGSSSSSYSGSGSSSSSSYSGYSKRVEPTASWESLYVGLDTENPETIESSPFTFENEEVTSSLFNDDEVEQATQKTYQIHKKYIVSPIKSGMIIVDQQRAHQRILYEQFLLNMTVNQASSQQLLFPLDLFYSASEMKQIEELKPSLETTGFVFDDSKTEHLVVSGIPVNITESEVSLVIEQLLSDLQDGIPANSYSQNDTIAKSMAKSLAVKTGSYLTEKEQDNLVNGLFACKDPNISPFQKPTFITMRVEDIDKKFAL, from the coding sequence ATGTCGAGTATTATTCAATTGCTTCCTGATCACGTTGCTAACCAAATTGCTGCTGGAGAGGTGGTTCAAAGACCCGCTTCAGTTGTAAAAGAATTGTTAGAAAATGCCGTTGATGCAAAAGCAACCGATATTAAATTGATTATAAAAGACGCTGGTAAATCGCTGGTGCAGGTTATTGATAATGGTGTTGGAATGACCGTTACCGATGCGCGTTTGTGTTTTGCCCGTCATGCTACTTCAAAAATTCGCCAGGCTGAAGATTTATTTTCACTTGGAACAAAAGGTTTTCGTGGAGAAGCTTTGGCTTCTATTGCGGCGATTGCGCACATGGAAATGAAAACCAAACAAGAACAAGACGAACTAGGAACGCATATTGTAATCGAAGGAAGTAAATTTGTTTCGCAGGAAGTGGCTGTTTTACCTAAAGGGACTTCATTTGCGGTTAAAAATTTATTTTATAATATTCCAGCCCGTCGTAATTTCTTAAAATCAGATACAGTTGAATTTCGTCATGTCATGGATGAGTTTCAGCGTGTAGCGTTGGCGCATCCTAATATCCATTTTAGCTTTTATCATAATGGAAGTGAGATGTATAATCTTCCTGCTGCAGGTTATCGTCAGAGAATTGTGGGAATTATGTCTGGTAAAACCAATGAAAAACTAGTGCCAGTAAATGAAGATACTGATATTATAAATATACAGGGGTTTGTTTGTAAGCCTGAATTTGCAAAGAAAAATAGGGGAGAGCAGTTCTTTTTTGTAAACGATCGTTTTATTAAAAGCGGTTATCTGCATCATGCAGTTATGGCTGCTTACGAAGGTTTATTAAAAGATGGTTCTCAGCCAAGTTATTTCTTGTATCTGCAAGTTCCTCCAAATACAATCGATATCAATATTCATCCAACTAAAACAGAAATTAAATTTGATGATGAATCGGCTTTGTATGCGATTTTGAGAGCTTCAATTAAACATAGTTTAGGACAATTTAATGTTGCGCCTGTTTTAGATTTTGACCGGGATTCTAATTTGGATACGCCTTATCATTATAAAGATGTTGAAGTAGGAATTCCAACCATTCAAGTTGATGGAACATTCAATCCTTTTACAGATGATAAGACTAATCAGCATTATACTAAAGCGGGTTCTGGATCCAGTTCTGGAAGTTATAGCTCGGGATCTTCATCGTCGTCTTATTCAGGTTCGGGGTCAAGTTCCAGTTCTTCGTATTCAGGTTATTCTAAACGAGTAGAGCCAACAGCAAGCTGGGAAAGTTTATATGTTGGTTTGGATACAGAAAATCCTGAAACCATAGAAAGTTCTCCATTTACATTCGAAAATGAAGAAGTAACGTCTTCTTTGTTTAATGATGACGAAGTGGAGCAGGCGACTCAGAAAACCTATCAGATTCATAAAAAATATATTGTTTCGCCAATTAAATCGGGAATGATCATTGTGGATCAGCAGCGTGCACATCAGCGTATTTTGTATGAGCAGTTTTTGCTGAATATGACAGTAAATCAAGCCTCGAGCCAGCAGTTATTATTTCCATTAGATTTGTTTTATTCTGCTTCAGAAATGAAACAGATAGAAGAGTTAAAACCATCTCTGGAAACGACTGGATTTGTTTTTGATGATTCAAAAACGGAGCATTTAGTAGTGTCAGGAATTCCTGTAAATATTACTGAAAGCGAAGTGTCTCTGGTAATTGAACAATTATTGAGCGATTTACAAGATGGAATTCCAGCCAATAGTTACAGTCAGAATGATACCATTGCCAAATCAATGGCTAAAAGTTTAGCGGTTAAAACAGGATCTTATTTAACAGAAAAAGAACAAGATAATTTGGTAAACGGTTTGTTTGCTTGTAAAGATCCCAATATTTCACCTTTTCAAAAACCTACTTTCATTACGATGCGTGTGGAAGATATAGATAAAAAGTTTGCTTTATGA
- a CDS encoding rhomboid family intramembrane serine protease, whose translation MMNMTPVVKQLLIINIIFFIGSQLVPISYEYLAMFFPENPSFQVWQPITHMFMHGGIMHIAFNMFALVSFGSALEHFWGGKKFLFFYISCGLGSALLHTAVNYYFFEDTINILTANGYHKADILNILSQGKIDTRWQTLVSAAQFDGFTSAYIGTVVGASGAIYGLLTAFAFMFPNAELALMFIPIPIKAKYFVPGLLLIDLFLGVKGTSLFGGGGTGIAHFAHVGGAITGFLMMWYWKKNQFNNNRWN comes from the coding sequence ATGATGAATATGACTCCAGTGGTTAAACAACTGCTAATTATTAATATTATATTTTTTATTGGTTCTCAGTTAGTGCCAATATCTTACGAGTATCTTGCGATGTTCTTTCCAGAAAATCCAAGTTTTCAAGTGTGGCAGCCTATTACGCATATGTTTATGCATGGCGGGATTATGCATATTGCATTTAATATGTTTGCGTTGGTTTCTTTTGGATCTGCTTTAGAGCATTTTTGGGGAGGTAAAAAGTTTTTGTTTTTTTATATCTCATGTGGCTTAGGTTCTGCGTTACTTCACACAGCGGTAAACTATTACTTTTTTGAAGATACAATTAATATCTTGACTGCTAATGGTTATCATAAGGCTGATATTTTAAATATTTTAAGTCAAGGAAAAATAGATACGAGATGGCAGACTTTAGTAAGCGCTGCTCAATTTGATGGGTTTACAAGTGCTTATATCGGAACAGTTGTAGGAGCTTCTGGAGCTATTTATGGTTTGCTGACTGCTTTTGCTTTTATGTTTCCTAATGCTGAATTAGCGCTTATGTTTATTCCAATTCCAATTAAAGCTAAATATTTTGTTCCTGGACTTTTGTTAATTGATTTGTTTTTAGGGGTTAAAGGAACTTCTTTGTTCGGAGGTGGCGGCACAGGAATAGCACATTTTGCTCACGTTGGAGGTGCGATAACTGGTTTTTTAATGATGTGGTACTGGAAAAAGAATCAGTTTAATAACAATCGTTGGAATTAA
- the ribH gene encoding 6,7-dimethyl-8-ribityllumazine synthase, with translation MATENKNLSEYDKNTIPNAKDFRFGIVVSEWNDTITEGLYNGAFDALIDCDVPAQQIIRWNVPGSFELIYGAKKMLQTQNVDAVIVIGCVIQGETKHFDFVCEGVTQGIKDLNVQTDIPVIFCVLTDNNMQQSIDRSGGVHGNKGTEAAIAAIKMAYIRQQASISHAFNQPLLTSGALQIEDSPRKIENE, from the coding sequence ATGGCTACTGAAAATAAAAATCTATCAGAATACGATAAAAACACAATCCCAAATGCGAAAGACTTTCGATTTGGGATTGTTGTTTCTGAATGGAATGATACTATAACAGAAGGACTTTATAATGGTGCTTTTGATGCTTTAATTGATTGTGATGTTCCAGCTCAGCAAATTATCCGCTGGAATGTTCCTGGAAGTTTTGAGTTGATTTATGGAGCAAAAAAAATGCTTCAGACTCAAAATGTTGATGCGGTAATCGTAATTGGATGTGTTATCCAAGGAGAAACAAAACATTTTGATTTTGTTTGCGAAGGCGTTACACAAGGAATCAAAGATTTAAATGTGCAAACGGATATCCCAGTTATTTTCTGTGTTTTAACAGATAATAATATGCAGCAATCTATCGACAGAAGCGGTGGAGTTCACGGAAATAAAGGGACTGAAGCTGCAATTGCAGCGATAAAAATGGCTTACATTCGTCAGCAGGCTTCGATTTCACACGCTTTTAATCAACCATTGTTAACTTCGGGAGCGCTTCAAATAGAAGATTCTCCTAGAAAAATAGAAAACGAATAA
- a CDS encoding endonuclease/exonuclease/phosphatase family protein, which translates to MKNLSWFNKIMFFLNIVLTVLTFSVYIMPFLAPKSFPLLSVLTLFMPAFFVANGLFFVYWAIQFKKRLILSGLVLLTGITFINKFYKFSAKEYVRDEKDFSVMSYNVRLFNVFKWLDRDDIPENVKAFIDEKDPDILCIQEYSNSAHLDLKVYPHRYIFIDGKKIKTGQAIFSKFPIIDEGNIVFPKSDNNVVYADIKRGKDIIRVYNMHLQSIKISPDVSEISDDIDNVNQKKSQRIYARISKSFKQQQEQAEIFKEHIKKCKYPIIICGDMNNSAFSYIYRSIKGKLKDAFEEAGEGFGATYKFKYYPARIDYIFTDSKMKVKQFESFPDFENSDHYPIMTRLSIDQF; encoded by the coding sequence ATGAAAAACCTTTCTTGGTTTAATAAGATAATGTTCTTTTTGAATATAGTGCTGACTGTGCTTACATTCAGTGTTTATATCATGCCGTTTTTAGCACCTAAGAGTTTTCCGCTTTTATCGGTGCTTACATTGTTTATGCCTGCTTTTTTTGTTGCAAATGGGTTGTTCTTTGTTTACTGGGCAATTCAGTTTAAAAAACGTCTTATTTTATCTGGATTGGTTTTGCTTACTGGGATCACGTTTATAAATAAGTTTTATAAATTTTCAGCTAAAGAATATGTTCGGGACGAAAAAGATTTCTCTGTTATGAGTTATAATGTCCGCTTGTTTAATGTTTTTAAATGGCTGGATCGCGACGATATTCCCGAGAATGTAAAAGCTTTTATAGATGAAAAGGATCCTGATATCTTATGCATTCAGGAATATTCAAATTCAGCACATTTAGATTTAAAAGTATATCCGCACCGCTATATTTTTATAGATGGAAAAAAGATAAAAACAGGACAGGCTATTTTTTCTAAATTTCCAATTATTGATGAAGGGAATATTGTTTTTCCGAAGTCAGATAATAATGTGGTTTATGCCGATATTAAACGCGGAAAAGATATTATTCGTGTTTACAATATGCATTTGCAGTCCATTAAAATATCTCCAGATGTAAGTGAGATTTCTGATGATATTGATAATGTAAATCAAAAGAAATCACAGCGTATTTATGCTCGAATCAGTAAAAGTTTCAAGCAGCAGCAAGAGCAGGCAGAAATTTTTAAAGAGCATATCAAAAAGTGCAAATACCCAATTATTATTTGCGGAGATATGAATAATAGTGCGTTTTCATATATTTATAGAAGCATTAAAGGTAAACTTAAAGATGCTTTTGAGGAAGCAGGAGAAGGCTTTGGAGCAACTTATAAGTTTAAATATTATCCAGCCCGAATTGACTATATTTTTACTGACAGCAAAATGAAAGTAAAACAGTTTGAAAGTTTTCCTGATTTTGAAAATTCAGATCATTATCCAATCATGACAAGACTTTCAATCGATCAATTTTAG
- a CDS encoding WbqC family protein, with protein MNSLLLPTYFPSISHFAVIVQSDKITFEMEDNFQKQTNRNRTYIYSPNGIQLLNIPVKHSKEAHQKTKDILIENEFDWQKQHFKSLEAAYRSSPFFEYFEDDIVPIFEKKHTFLMDLNFEVLEIVTKCLRMKFEFGKTTEYFHETPDFSDFRYLANGKKDTNSFEKYTQVFDDKHGFINNLSVLDLLFNEGKFAADYLKNQKIV; from the coding sequence ATGAATTCCTTACTACTTCCTACCTATTTTCCATCTATCAGTCATTTTGCTGTAATTGTACAATCTGACAAGATTACTTTTGAAATGGAAGATAATTTTCAGAAACAAACTAATAGAAACAGAACCTATATCTATAGTCCAAACGGAATTCAATTATTAAATATTCCCGTTAAACATTCAAAGGAAGCACATCAGAAAACCAAAGACATTTTGATCGAAAATGAATTTGACTGGCAGAAACAACATTTTAAGTCTTTAGAAGCCGCTTACAGAAGCTCTCCTTTCTTCGAGTACTTTGAAGATGATATCGTTCCAATTTTCGAAAAAAAACACACTTTTTTAATGGATTTAAACTTTGAAGTATTAGAGATCGTAACAAAATGTCTTCGAATGAAGTTTGAATTCGGAAAAACAACTGAATATTTCCACGAAACACCTGATTTTTCTGATTTCAGATATTTAGCAAATGGAAAAAAAGACACTAATTCTTTTGAAAAATACACTCAGGTATTCGACGACAAACATGGTTTTATCAATAACTTAAGCGTTTTGGATCTGCTTTTTAACGAAGGAAAATTTGCTGCAGATTATTTAAAGAATCAGAAAATAGTTTAA
- a CDS encoding tetratricopeptide repeat protein codes for MATYNKRGYKTPKEKEVKEAVTEEQQVVIDEKDSTTAGVFSKLDETASKTEDWVAKNQKIIIGLVAGIAVATIGYLAYQKFIATPKQDEAASEMFVAQQNFEKAVNGVSSDSLFKLSLNGSEGKFGFIKIADEYSGTDAGNLANYYAGIAYLNTGKFDEAIKYLGEFKSEDVILSALAKGAIGDAYSQKNNQKEALSYYIKAAESNKNDFTTPRFLLKAGKTALALGQKEDALKYFNDIKDNYDSTPEAALVDALIGLAQ; via the coding sequence ATGGCAACTTACAATAAAAGAGGATATAAGACACCAAAAGAAAAGGAAGTAAAAGAAGCGGTTACTGAAGAACAACAAGTAGTTATTGACGAAAAAGACAGCACAACAGCTGGGGTTTTCTCAAAATTAGATGAAACGGCTTCAAAAACTGAGGATTGGGTGGCTAAAAATCAAAAAATCATTATTGGTTTAGTGGCTGGTATTGCTGTTGCTACAATTGGATATTTGGCTTACCAAAAATTCATTGCAACTCCTAAACAAGATGAAGCGGCTAGCGAAATGTTTGTTGCTCAGCAAAACTTTGAAAAAGCAGTAAATGGTGTTTCAAGTGATTCATTATTCAAATTATCATTAAACGGTTCAGAAGGTAAATTCGGATTTATTAAAATTGCTGACGAATATTCTGGAACTGATGCTGGAAATTTAGCAAACTATTATGCTGGTATTGCTTACTTGAATACTGGTAAATTTGATGAGGCAATTAAATATTTAGGTGAGTTTAAATCGGAGGATGTAATCTTAAGTGCTTTGGCTAAAGGTGCAATTGGAGATGCTTATTCTCAAAAAAACAACCAAAAAGAAGCTTTGTCTTACTATATTAAAGCAGCTGAGTCTAACAAAAATGATTTCACTACACCTCGTTTCTTGTTGAAAGCTGGAAAAACAGCTTTAGCTTTAGGTCAGAAAGAAGATGCATTGAAATATTTCAATGATATTAAAGATAATTACGACAGTACTCCAGAAGCAGCTCTTGTTGATGCTTTGATTGGATTAGCACAATAA
- the lepB gene encoding signal peptidase I: protein MTLYSWFVFFLAVQIIHFLGTWKLYQAAGRKSWEAAVPVYNSIVLMKIIGRPTWWTLLLFIPIINLIMFPVVWVETLRTFGKKSTLDTILGLFTLGFYIYYVNYTQKLEYHKDRKLTPENKTADTISSLLFAIIVATLVHTYVVQPYTIPTSSLEKSLLIGDFLFVSKINYGPRVPMTTVALPMVHDSIPLTKSKSYLSWPQLPYFRLPAIQKIKRCDIVVFNWPVDTVHYFFEPKGRPGVIKPIDKKSNYVKRCVGIPGDSLSIKDGFVFINGKKLVLPERAKPQYSYSVALDGKTPIDFESLFKELDITDPAGFTSEKRDTLYLGSLTEAGAERFKNTPGVTAVIRKIDRTNDNRIFPHINKWSQDNMGPIYIPETGKTVALNNESLPFYKEIITNYEGNKLELQGSKFLINGKPATTYTFKQNYYWMMGDNRHNSEDSRYWGYVPENHIVGKPVFIWMSWDTNGKGINKIRWSRVFTTVDGEGQPQSYFKYFLIALALYFVGDFVWRKRRENKA from the coding sequence ATGACACTTTACTCTTGGTTCGTATTTTTCTTAGCTGTACAGATCATTCATTTTCTTGGTACCTGGAAATTATATCAGGCAGCGGGAAGAAAAAGCTGGGAAGCTGCAGTTCCGGTATATAATTCGATTGTTTTAATGAAGATCATCGGACGCCCAACTTGGTGGACACTGCTTCTTTTTATTCCAATTATCAACTTGATCATGTTTCCGGTTGTTTGGGTAGAAACTTTGAGAACATTTGGCAAAAAATCTACTTTAGATACTATTTTAGGGCTTTTCACTTTAGGTTTTTATATCTATTATGTAAATTATACTCAAAAATTAGAGTATCATAAGGATCGTAAATTAACTCCTGAAAACAAAACAGCAGACACAATCAGCTCGTTGCTTTTTGCTATTATTGTTGCCACTTTAGTACATACTTATGTGGTACAACCCTATACAATTCCGACATCATCTTTAGAGAAATCTTTATTAATTGGCGACTTCTTATTTGTGAGTAAAATAAACTATGGCCCAAGAGTTCCAATGACAACGGTAGCATTACCAATGGTTCACGACTCTATTCCATTAACTAAGAGTAAATCTTATTTAAGCTGGCCGCAATTACCTTATTTCAGACTTCCTGCCATTCAAAAAATAAAACGATGTGATATTGTCGTTTTCAACTGGCCTGTCGATACGGTTCACTATTTCTTTGAACCAAAAGGAAGACCAGGTGTTATCAAACCTATTGATAAAAAATCAAACTATGTTAAAAGATGTGTCGGTATTCCTGGAGACAGCCTATCTATCAAAGACGGTTTTGTTTTCATTAATGGAAAAAAATTAGTTCTACCAGAAAGAGCCAAACCACAATATTCTTATTCTGTAGCACTGGATGGAAAAACTCCGATTGATTTTGAAAGCTTATTCAAAGAATTAGACATAACAGATCCTGCAGGCTTTACATCTGAAAAAAGAGACACTCTTTATTTAGGTTCTTTAACAGAAGCAGGTGCTGAAAGATTTAAAAATACTCCGGGTGTAACTGCGGTAATTCGTAAAATTGACAGAACGAACGACAATAGAATTTTCCCGCATATCAATAAATGGAGCCAGGATAATATGGGGCCAATCTATATTCCTGAAACTGGAAAAACAGTTGCTTTAAACAATGAGTCACTTCCATTCTATAAAGAAATCATTACAAATTACGAAGGAAATAAATTAGAGTTACAAGGTTCTAAATTTTTAATCAACGGAAAACCTGCAACTACTTATACTTTCAAACAAAATTATTACTGGATGATGGGAGACAACCGTCACAACTCTGAAGACAGCCGTTACTGGGGTTATGTTCCAGAAAACCATATTGTTGGAAAACCAGTATTTATTTGGATGAGCTGGGACACTAACGGAAAAGGCATCAATAAAATTCGCTGGAGTAGAGTTTTCACTACTGTTGATGGTGAAGGTCAGCCACAGTCATACTTTAAATATTTCTTAATTGCTCTTGCCTTATATTTCGTTGGAGATTTTGTATGGAGAAAAAGAAGAGAAAATAAAGCATAA
- a CDS encoding rhomboid family intramembrane serine protease, which yields MNILDDLKLQYRLGGIAMRVIYWNVACFIVSLLFFWPGFVGAFNYPSWLALSSDPQVFLFKPWTFLTYAFFHFDFLHLLFNMMVLNFASNLFLTFFTQKQYLGLYFLSAIFAGIIFALSFYVLGSAASIVGASAAIMAVLVAATTYSPLMNVRLFLFGNVKLWHITGVILILDLVQLRSGNMGGHISHLAGAFFGFIYIKLLQNGTDLSTIVSRTLDFFANLFRKSPTTPFKKVHKNYQKPTQKSTSRIVTKDKTQQQIDEILDKISQSGYDCLTKEEKEFLFKAGK from the coding sequence ATGAATATTCTCGACGATTTGAAATTACAATATAGATTGGGTGGTATTGCAATGCGTGTTATCTATTGGAATGTCGCGTGCTTTATTGTTTCTTTGCTTTTTTTCTGGCCAGGTTTTGTTGGAGCATTTAATTATCCAAGCTGGTTGGCTTTGTCTTCAGATCCTCAAGTTTTTTTATTTAAGCCTTGGACGTTTTTGACGTATGCTTTTTTTCATTTTGATTTTTTGCATTTGCTGTTTAATATGATGGTACTGAATTTTGCGAGTAATTTATTTTTAACTTTTTTTACTCAAAAGCAGTATTTAGGATTGTATTTTTTGAGTGCCATTTTTGCTGGAATTATTTTTGCCTTGAGTTTTTATGTTTTAGGGAGCGCAGCTTCTATTGTTGGAGCATCTGCTGCTATAATGGCGGTTTTAGTTGCAGCAACAACTTATTCTCCGCTAATGAATGTTCGTTTGTTTCTGTTTGGAAATGTTAAGCTCTGGCATATAACCGGTGTAATCTTGATTTTGGATTTAGTGCAATTGCGATCAGGCAATATGGGCGGACATATTTCGCATCTTGCAGGAGCTTTTTTTGGCTTTATTTATATTAAGCTGCTACAAAACGGTACGGATTTAAGTACCATTGTTTCTAGAACATTAGACTTTTTTGCTAATCTTTTTAGAAAATCTCCTACGACCCCATTTAAAAAAGTTCATAAAAATTACCAAAAACCTACACAGAAATCGACATCAAGAATTGTCACTAAAGACAAGACGCAGCAACAGATTGATGAGATATTAGACAAGATAAGCCAGTCTGGATACGATTGTCTGACAAAAGAAGAAAAAGAGTTTTTATTTAAAGCTGGAAAATAA
- the dapB gene encoding 4-hydroxy-tetrahydrodipicolinate reductase: MKIALLGYGKMGKVIERIALERGHEIVLKKDEFNTYDGLSKADVAIDFSVPSAAVSNISAAFNANVPVVSGTTGWLEHYDEMIALCNEKKGGFISSSNFSLGVNIFFGLNEYLAKIMKQFDSYKVSMEEIHHIHKLDAPSGTAISLAQGVIENSGYTNWTLDEAKDNEIRIEAKRIGEVPGTHTVNYDSAIDSIEIKHTAHNREGFALGAVVAAEWLAGKQGIFSMKDVLNLQ, encoded by the coding sequence ATGAAAATTGCGCTTTTAGGATACGGAAAAATGGGTAAAGTAATTGAACGAATTGCTTTAGAAAGAGGTCATGAAATAGTTTTAAAAAAGGATGAATTTAACACCTATGACGGACTTTCAAAAGCCGATGTTGCCATAGATTTCAGCGTTCCATCAGCAGCCGTAAGCAATATATCTGCCGCTTTTAATGCCAATGTCCCTGTAGTTTCTGGAACAACTGGATGGTTAGAACATTATGACGAAATGATCGCGCTTTGCAACGAGAAAAAAGGCGGTTTTATCTCTAGTTCAAACTTTAGTTTAGGAGTAAATATTTTCTTCGGATTGAATGAATATTTAGCTAAAATCATGAAACAATTTGATTCTTATAAAGTTTCAATGGAAGAAATCCACCACATTCACAAATTAGACGCACCAAGCGGTACTGCAATTTCATTAGCTCAAGGCGTTATTGAAAATAGCGGTTATACAAACTGGACTTTAGATGAAGCAAAAGATAACGAAATACGTATTGAAGCAAAAAGAATCGGAGAAGTTCCAGGAACTCACACTGTCAATTATGATTCTGCTATTGACAGCATAGAAATAAAACATACCGCACATAACCGTGAAGGTTTTGCCCTTGGAGCCGTTGTAGCTGCCGAATGGCTTGCAGGAAAACAAGGAATTTTCAGCATGAAAGACGTTTTAAACTTACAATAA
- the recF gene encoding DNA replication/repair protein RecF (All proteins in this family for which functions are known are DNA-binding proteins that assist the filamentation of RecA onto DNA for the initiation of recombination or recombinational repair.) — MHLNKISLFNYKNFSEASFDFDIKINCFVGKNGIGKTNVLDAIYHLAYGKSYFNPLAVQNIKHGEEFFVIDAELEKNERTEQIVCSLKKGQKKVLKRNGKAYDKFSDHIGFIPLVIISPADRDLIIEGSETRRKFMDSVISQLDSTYLHQLIQYQKVIVQRNALLKYFALNHTFDNDTLSIYNEQLNEYGKSIFEKRKDFLEQFIPIFNIHHQAITGSEESVQLVYESHLFEKDLLTLLQENINKDRALHYTTVGTHKDDLSFEIDSHPIKKFGSQGQQKSFLIALKLAQFEFLKKQSGVKPILLFDDIFDKLDETRVAKIVEMVNSETFGQLFISDTHPERTEAIVKSTHQTYKIFNL; from the coding sequence ATGCATCTTAACAAAATTTCATTATTCAATTATAAAAACTTTTCCGAGGCAAGTTTTGATTTCGACATCAAAATCAATTGTTTCGTGGGTAAAAACGGTATCGGAAAAACCAATGTTCTGGATGCTATTTACCATCTGGCTTACGGAAAAAGTTATTTTAATCCGCTGGCAGTTCAAAACATCAAACATGGTGAAGAGTTTTTTGTAATTGATGCTGAACTGGAAAAGAATGAGAGAACGGAGCAGATTGTATGCAGTCTAAAAAAGGGACAAAAAAAGGTTTTAAAACGAAATGGAAAAGCTTACGATAAATTCTCTGATCATATTGGTTTTATTCCGCTGGTAATTATTTCACCTGCTGATAGAGATTTAATTATTGAAGGAAGCGAAACGCGTCGTAAATTTATGGACAGTGTAATTTCGCAGTTAGATTCGACTTATTTGCATCAACTTATTCAATATCAAAAAGTCATTGTACAGCGAAATGCTCTTTTAAAATATTTTGCCCTCAATCATACTTTCGATAATGATACCTTATCTATATATAATGAGCAATTAAATGAATATGGAAAATCGATATTTGAAAAACGAAAAGATTTCTTAGAACAATTTATACCTATATTTAATATACACCATCAAGCCATAACGGGATCTGAAGAATCGGTTCAATTGGTTTATGAAAGTCATTTGTTCGAAAAAGATTTACTAACACTTTTACAGGAAAACATTAATAAAGATCGTGCACTGCATTACACAACTGTCGGAACTCATAAAGACGATTTATCTTTTGAAATTGATTCGCATCCGATAAAAAAATTCGGATCGCAGGGACAACAGAAATCTTTTTTGATTGCTTTGAAATTGGCTCAATTCGAATTTCTAAAAAAACAAAGCGGTGTAAAACCAATTCTTTTGTTTGATGATATTTTTGACAAATTGGACGAAACCCGTGTTGCCAAAATTGTAGAAATGGTAAACAGCGAAACTTTTGGCCAGCTTTTTATTTCGGATACGCACCCTGAACGAACAGAAGCAATTGTAAAATCTACCCATCAGACTTATAAGATTTTTAATTTGTAA